GGAAAAAGGTCACTCGCCACAAGATCTGCATGGTGACAGCCTTCGGCGTCTCGTGCCTCTTTCTGGTGTCTTATCTGATACATCACTACCAGGTGGGCTCGACCCCCTTTTCCGGCCAGGGCTGGATTCGGCCGGTCTACTTCACCCTCCTCGTCACTCACATCTGCCTCGCCGCGCTCATCGTCCCCTTAGCATTAACCACGATCTATCGTGGCTTAAACGCACAGTTTGGCAAACACGTGAAGATTGCCCGCTGGACCCTTCCGATCT
Above is a window of Candidatus Methylomirabilota bacterium DNA encoding:
- a CDS encoding DUF420 domain-containing protein produces the protein MKDRLVLPGIGLVSIVVLLGVAFILLGRQAQFEGGGTISGLPAVNAFLNGTSAVLLTVGYLFIRRKKVTRHKICMVTAFGVSCLFLVSYLIHHYQVGSTPFSGQGWIRPVYFTLLVTHICLAALIVPLALTTIYRGLNAQFGKHVKIARWTLPIWLYVSVSGVVVYVMLYQLYPAR